The stretch of DNA ACAAAAGTAATATTATTTTTTGGATAACGATTGCGGACCCACTCTTCAATCTTATGTGCCTGATATCCGGTAACCAGCACCAACTCACGCCCGGTATCTCTTATCAACGGTGCCAGAAGTGTATCAATAACAGCAGACTCGCCGACAGGTAGTAAACATTTCGGGTAATTGTCCGTTAACCCACCCATTCTTTTTCCCTGCCCTGCAACCAGCAAAATAGCAGCTCGCTTTATCGGCATATCAACTACTCCGATTCCAGACTAAATGATTTTTTGATTATCTCGATAATCGCATGCCCCGCACCTTGCGGAGCAAAATATAGCTCTCGTGACAAAGCGGCAAGGCGCTCTTTTTGTTTTACATCATTTCCCGAGATGACATTTGACACAAATGTGTAGAGATCTTTTTCGTTCCATGCCACATCATAGTCATGATAAATAAAGCTTGCGCTGTTATTAATACCTAATCGTTTTTCATGAGTAAGCAATAGTATCGGTTTGCGTGATGGTAAATACTCCAGCAGGAATGACCCAACGTCAGCCATCAGCGCATCTGACTGAGAATAGGCCATTTTATAGTCGGCACCAAAATCCCATATAACGTTTGAACGATTTTGTGTAAACGCTAATAGCTGTGCATATTGTTCTTTGACTTTGTCGCCAAAGTGATTTATCCATTGAATGAACAAGGGATGAGGGCGAATAATAACATTCACTTTCCCTTGATCTATAATATCCATTATCGCGTGAGCATAGAGATCGAATGTTGACCAACGAGGGTCGTTTTCAATAATATATTGCGGTGCCCACAGAAGCGTTTTCAAATTATTCGTAAAGACTGTTTTCTCTGTAGAGCAGTAGCGTTCATGATAATGGTCAAATTTGGGATGACCAACCACATGAACATGATCCTTACCCGCTGCGCAATGCAGCGCGAATTCATTTTTATGCCGCTGTGAACGAACGAAAATCCAGCTGGCAGAATTATGGCAGGCCATGTTGTACTGGAAATTTGTATTTAACTCACTCGCCCCCATATCCAGCCCATAGGGGATATACGCAATTTTAATACCGTTACGGATTAAATTTGCACAGCTAAATATACTCGGTCGATTTACGTCATACGGATTCTGCAGAAATACAACATCTGGCTTTCTTTCGTACAGATTATAGTTTTCATAACCGTAATAAGGCACTTCGCATTCGTCCAGAAATTCTCTTGCTGCCATATTAGTAGGGTCCGTAGAACCTTCCGAGGTAAATGGAATAACAATAATTCTACAATCGAATTTATCATCATTGCGCAGAGCGTCGATCACCGTTTCAAAATTTGTCCAGCCAGGAGACCATTGAAAAAGGATATCAACTTTGATCTTCTGGTTGCCAATACGCTTTTTGACCTGCCGTTGCGTTATTTCATTTAGCGGCTTAGCAAACAGGCCACGATAGTCGACATACTGGCCCTCAATATCGCTTTTATCCGGCTGCTGATAGCCCACATTAGGGAAAATCCCCAACCAACAATCCCGCAACATAGACTCGTGCCAGTAGACATCGAGTGCGTATTCATGCTGTTGCCCCCCCTGCAATAAAGCATTTATGCTCTGGGTGTAAACATGCTGGAGCTGTTGATAATAGTTTTGGTTAACAATATAGGCGCATGCACACCACGCTTTATTAGCCTTAACGATATAGTCAACGCTGCCCAATTGGGTCACATTTTGATAGTTCGCGGCCAAAAAGCCTACGTTCCAGTTAACATGGTTTAATGCATTGAAATATTTATTGATTCGCTGGTACGCATCATCATCATGGTGAAAAGCAATATCATCCTCAAGGATCAGAACATTTTTCCACCCTTCTTTATCCGCCATGTGCAGAGCATGAAGG from Cedecea neteri encodes:
- a CDS encoding glycosyltransferase family 25 protein, with amino-acid sequence MTMITINWDFIDKVIYINLNRRKDRRLYLSRELKKLGIPKDKIFRLEAIEYSPGYIGCAMSHLHALHMADKEGWKNVLILEDDIAFHHDDDAYQRINKYFNALNHVNWNVGFLAANYQNVTQLGSVDYIVKANKAWCACAYIVNQNYYQQLQHVYTQSINALLQGGQQHEYALDVYWHESMLRDCWLGIFPNVGYQQPDKSDIEGQYVDYRGLFAKPLNEITQRQVKKRIGNQKIKVDILFQWSPGWTNFETVIDALRNDDKFDCRIIVIPFTSEGSTDPTNMAAREFLDECEVPYYGYENYNLYERKPDVVFLQNPYDVNRPSIFSCANLIRNGIKIAYIPYGLDMGASELNTNFQYNMACHNSASWIFVRSQRHKNEFALHCAAGKDHVHVVGHPKFDHYHERYCSTEKTVFTNNLKTLLWAPQYIIENDPRWSTFDLYAHAIMDIIDQGKVNVIIRPHPLFIQWINHFGDKVKEQYAQLLAFTQNRSNVIWDFGADYKMAYSQSDALMADVGSFLLEYLPSRKPILLLTHEKRLGINNSASFIYHDYDVAWNEKDLYTFVSNVISGNDVKQKERLAALSRELYFAPQGAGHAIIEIIKKSFSLESE